In a genomic window of Occallatibacter riparius:
- a CDS encoding single-stranded DNA-binding protein: MGSAMSSNITHQAGNLTDKPTIDRVGNREFVRARLAQSWQYDTQGKTVTHRQFLPLVFFGRSVQAARHFEKGDNIHVTGQLIRREMPRKVDESEAGKSPSTVWEIHVTDAHRISSLTADDGAPIHQNDMRRAQSPYQPPTYLQESIHDWPL, encoded by the coding sequence ATGGGCAGCGCAATGAGCTCTAACATCACTCACCAAGCAGGGAATCTCACAGACAAACCGACGATTGACCGGGTGGGCAATCGTGAATTTGTCAGGGCGCGGTTGGCGCAAAGCTGGCAATACGACACTCAGGGAAAAACCGTGACGCATCGGCAATTCCTGCCGCTGGTTTTCTTCGGCCGTAGCGTTCAGGCAGCTCGCCATTTTGAAAAGGGTGACAACATCCACGTCACGGGTCAGCTCATCCGCCGCGAGATGCCGAGGAAAGTTGACGAGTCAGAGGCCGGCAAGAGCCCATCCACGGTTTGGGAAATTCATGTCACAGACGCCCATCGCATCTCAAGCCTCACCGCAGACGACGGAGCACCCATCCACCAGAACGATATGCGCCGTGCTCAATCTCCTTACCAGCCCCCGACCTACCTCCAAGAGAGCATCCATGATTGGCCGCTTTGA
- the traF gene encoding conjugative transfer signal peptidase TraF encodes MIGRFDTSGVIQKAIRVALFLAMGAAIATVAFCEFGFVFNFTHSAPFGIYRHAAEPTLTTRKNSPYAFFCPDQRWPGLRNNPNTRRNLGTCPDGYAALLKPVVAWPGDVVTTWPGGIIVNGTQVPNSSPLSRDSLGRELHPYPYGTYQVPEGQIWVVSSYSSRSFDSRYFGPVPLRTIREWVRPLITEPYRAH; translated from the coding sequence ATGATTGGCCGCTTTGATACCAGCGGAGTGATCCAAAAGGCGATTCGGGTAGCTCTATTCCTGGCCATGGGCGCAGCGATTGCAACGGTGGCATTCTGTGAGTTTGGATTCGTCTTCAATTTCACTCATTCGGCGCCGTTCGGGATCTACCGACACGCGGCGGAGCCGACTCTCACCACTCGCAAGAATTCTCCGTATGCGTTCTTTTGCCCCGATCAGCGCTGGCCAGGTCTCAGGAACAACCCGAATACGCGGCGGAACCTGGGCACCTGTCCTGACGGTTATGCAGCGCTCTTAAAGCCGGTCGTCGCTTGGCCTGGCGACGTTGTGACGACTTGGCCTGGAGGAATCATCGTAAACGGAACACAGGTCCCCAATTCATCGCCACTCTCCCGCGATTCTCTGGGCAGAGAACTTCACCCATACCCCTATGGGACCTACCAAGTACCTGAAGGTCAGATTTGGGTAGTGAGTTCCTACAGCTCAAGGAGTTTCGATTCGCGCTACTTCGGTCCAGTGCCATTGCGAACCATCAGAGAGTGGGTCCGCCCGCTCATCACTGAACCATATAGAGCGCACTAA
- a CDS encoding helicase C-terminal domain-containing protein yields MNPAALSLPTSFVDFLHSLNSTKFKDLWPAQEHILAKYKDFCLTPDLAVELPTGAGKTLIALLTAEVWRRSGGKVAILSANKTLARQMLAEANSLGIPAVLMEGRGQDIPGTDKRAYQRAAKVAIMNYWVYFNQNPVLDPADLLVMDDAHLAEHCLHSLFSVEITKFSHPELFSTIVTTLRDAFPGYAVLNDALAEESVGTITPPELLSFFDQIQVADRLRTIIDSSAALGSDSDLRFRWQRTRLHLREANIYIGTTTIWVRPYVYPLSSFEHYRETTQRLYVSATIGDPADLARRLGVNPITTIPVDAQFGEKTSGRRLIIMNRLEESDIPPRLGGAIFAALSVHPKSVWLCSSGAVAKRYKEVVSEWLNKCGFVGHPTWVLSPLGDEIDSFKAAPAGHLFVAGRFDGMDFKANECRLVVITTLPRAINIQEEFITAYLRDAGFMRRRLNSRIIQALGRCNRAEDDFGVYILADRRFATHFGRESNREGIPRNMIAELDIAQDTAELDDQKIRDNVTNFLQGNFGAYDASFAQYLSSVPQAQQFNMSLSASKVVKAEVTAWSAMYESQNYGLAADRFEEVWKAYRDENIIELGAFHKWNQAKATYLLSLSGEPGSQAKAYLLAEEAIGRGNKTSWFNRLRASLNRSRSSNQPSDSETSEYGFSLARAFDEFLELNGTRERFEKACQRISAALASDKHDQYCDGLKSLGVLLAYNASRPKGSAATDNRWRGTFGNSKEAITFEAKIEHVEGNAITSSHMGQAHNQLNRALAELAPLGYTVRGTILTHLGEIDPAARSSAGPIRILRQDAVLRLWNHVERLLRDYANGWKLDDVTARIGKTQALLPRCPSAGWLVQALSADELFVSSDVLLRGWPITTG; encoded by the coding sequence ATGAATCCAGCAGCGTTGAGCCTTCCGACAAGTTTCGTTGACTTCCTCCATTCGCTGAACTCAACAAAGTTCAAAGACCTTTGGCCTGCACAGGAACATATTCTCGCGAAGTACAAAGACTTCTGCCTGACCCCGGATCTCGCTGTCGAATTGCCCACCGGCGCTGGTAAGACGCTGATCGCGCTTCTTACAGCCGAGGTGTGGCGCCGCTCCGGCGGAAAAGTCGCAATTCTCTCAGCGAACAAGACTCTAGCAAGACAAATGCTCGCTGAGGCGAATTCTCTTGGAATCCCCGCGGTGTTGATGGAAGGCCGTGGGCAAGACATCCCAGGGACCGATAAGCGCGCCTACCAGCGAGCGGCAAAAGTGGCGATCATGAACTACTGGGTCTACTTTAATCAAAATCCAGTCCTCGACCCGGCTGATCTCCTGGTGATGGATGACGCGCACCTGGCTGAGCATTGCCTTCACTCACTCTTCTCCGTTGAAATCACGAAATTCTCTCATCCCGAGCTATTTAGCACGATAGTCACTACATTACGAGATGCGTTCCCCGGATACGCTGTCTTGAACGATGCGCTCGCTGAGGAATCTGTCGGAACCATCACCCCACCTGAGCTCCTCTCATTTTTCGATCAAATACAGGTCGCCGACCGCCTTCGCACGATAATCGATTCGTCGGCGGCGCTTGGGAGTGACTCTGACTTGAGGTTTCGCTGGCAGCGCACACGACTACATTTGCGAGAAGCAAATATCTATATTGGCACCACAACAATCTGGGTTCGTCCATACGTCTACCCTCTCTCGTCCTTCGAACACTATCGGGAAACAACTCAAAGACTCTACGTAAGTGCAACAATCGGTGATCCCGCTGACCTTGCACGAAGATTGGGAGTCAACCCAATCACGACGATCCCAGTCGACGCACAATTTGGAGAGAAGACGTCCGGGAGACGCCTGATCATTATGAATCGGCTTGAGGAGTCGGATATTCCTCCGCGTTTAGGTGGAGCTATCTTCGCAGCGTTGTCGGTCCACCCAAAGAGCGTCTGGCTATGCTCTAGCGGTGCCGTTGCAAAAAGGTACAAGGAGGTTGTGAGCGAATGGCTCAACAAGTGCGGGTTCGTGGGACATCCGACTTGGGTGCTCTCACCTCTAGGAGATGAGATCGATTCATTCAAGGCGGCCCCTGCAGGTCATCTTTTTGTTGCAGGCCGATTCGATGGGATGGATTTCAAAGCGAACGAGTGCAGATTGGTCGTGATCACGACTCTCCCGCGTGCGATCAACATTCAAGAAGAGTTCATAACAGCCTACTTGCGCGATGCAGGCTTTATGCGACGCCGGCTGAATTCGCGGATTATCCAAGCTCTAGGTCGATGTAATCGGGCAGAGGATGACTTTGGTGTGTACATATTGGCGGACCGAAGGTTCGCGACGCATTTTGGTCGGGAATCTAATCGAGAGGGAATTCCGCGGAACATGATTGCGGAATTAGATATTGCCCAAGATACTGCGGAACTAGATGACCAAAAAATAAGGGATAACGTCACGAACTTCCTGCAGGGAAACTTTGGAGCCTACGACGCTTCTTTTGCTCAGTATCTGAGCAGTGTTCCCCAAGCCCAGCAATTCAATATGTCACTCAGCGCGTCGAAGGTCGTGAAGGCCGAAGTGACTGCCTGGTCGGCGATGTACGAGAGCCAAAACTACGGACTGGCGGCTGATCGTTTCGAGGAAGTCTGGAAGGCTTACCGCGATGAAAACATCATCGAACTCGGGGCATTCCACAAATGGAACCAAGCCAAAGCGACTTATCTGCTGAGCCTTTCAGGAGAGCCCGGATCGCAGGCTAAAGCATATCTCTTAGCCGAGGAGGCCATCGGTAGAGGAAACAAGACTTCTTGGTTCAATCGATTGAGAGCCTCGCTCAACCGCTCTCGAAGTTCCAACCAGCCTTCCGATTCCGAGACCTCGGAATATGGATTTTCGCTCGCCCGCGCATTCGACGAATTTCTCGAACTTAACGGAACGAGGGAGCGTTTCGAAAAAGCGTGTCAGCGGATTTCCGCAGCTCTCGCGAGCGACAAGCACGATCAATATTGCGATGGACTGAAATCCCTGGGGGTCTTGCTTGCCTACAATGCCTCGCGTCCAAAAGGCAGTGCTGCAACGGATAATCGGTGGCGAGGGACGTTTGGTAACTCGAAGGAGGCCATTACGTTCGAGGCCAAAATCGAGCACGTTGAGGGCAACGCCATCACGTCGTCGCATATGGGCCAAGCGCACAATCAACTTAATAGGGCGTTAGCTGAGCTTGCGCCGCTCGGCTATACGGTGAGAGGAACGATATTGACTCATTTGGGGGAAATCGATCCCGCAGCTCGTTCTTCGGCCGGGCCGATCAGGATTCTGCGACAAGACGCTGTGCTACGCCTCTGGAACCATGTCGAAAGGCTACTTCGCGATTACGCGAACGGGTGGAAATTAGATGACGTCACGGCGCGGATTGGGAAGACTCAGGCCCTCCTTCCGCGCTGTCCGTCGGCAGGGTGGCTGGTCCAAGCGCTAAGCGCAGACGAATTATTCGTTAGCTCTGATGTTCTCCTTCGAGGATGGCCGATCACAACTGGATAG
- a CDS encoding DUF3800 domain-containing protein produces MHLAYFDETGIDGYSSVAMFGALIVPTGTFGPASVMHHNAIRQILPTGDLDDFQEFHASALYLGKEPFQGIDEQKRFMAILTLMAAVRAENMTFIYAAIDRGKFATTHPSPFGAIKPLHAAFHMCLLGIEDWATENHSRPDNPPDTKVLDWQDTYLCILDDCKDKNLKNEYRKTYRSLRRKHPFAASPNNRLWHAHDDMFFADSTDSLGLQIADLCNYFVRRHLEGIAEKDGVLHLEGIAKKNAFYELISPQVICAKPSPEWRQYGHLFRNHEDLPTDGSELAVS; encoded by the coding sequence ATGCACCTTGCTTACTTTGATGAGACAGGAATCGACGGGTACAGTTCGGTTGCCATGTTTGGCGCACTCATTGTTCCCACTGGGACATTCGGACCAGCTTCCGTAATGCATCACAATGCAATTCGGCAGATTCTCCCGACGGGGGACTTGGATGATTTCCAGGAGTTTCATGCGTCGGCACTGTATCTGGGTAAGGAACCGTTCCAGGGGATTGATGAACAAAAGCGGTTCATGGCGATATTGACATTGATGGCTGCGGTACGTGCAGAGAATATGACTTTCATCTATGCGGCGATTGACCGTGGAAAGTTCGCAACGACCCATCCCTCGCCGTTTGGAGCAATCAAGCCTCTACATGCCGCTTTCCATATGTGCTTATTAGGAATCGAAGACTGGGCGACGGAGAATCATTCCCGCCCGGATAACCCGCCCGATACAAAGGTCCTGGACTGGCAAGACACATATTTGTGCATATTAGATGATTGCAAGGACAAGAATCTGAAGAACGAATATCGCAAAACCTATCGCAGCCTCCGTAGGAAGCACCCGTTCGCGGCAAGCCCGAACAATCGTCTATGGCATGCCCACGATGATATGTTCTTCGCCGATTCGACTGATAGCCTCGGCCTTCAGATAGCAGACCTATGCAATTATTTTGTCCGGCGCCATTTGGAAGGCATTGCAGAGAAGGACGGCGTGCTGCACTTGGAAGGCATCGCGAAGAAGAATGCCTTCTACGAACTCATATCTCCGCAAGTGATCTGCGCGAAGCCCTCGCCAGAATGGCGGCAATATGGTCATTTGTTTCGCAACCATGAGGACCTTCCTACTGATGGGAGCGAACTAGCGGTCTCGTGA
- a CDS encoding transglycosylase SLT domain-containing protein, whose product MKTAFIALAILLPAQSFAQTVNLGQLRDRCVPTASLATLSAIVHAESSGNPIALQLDFPNRLLRQWQLPPGALRLMRQPSNVKEALEWIDYLNAWHVSVDVGLMQVSTEEAMRRHIPTAALLDPCTNIRTGWAILSDDYELEVRTYGPGQAALQHALSRFNTGDTNRGIDDGYLARVMAALKQLSHLPNPTRSSRAQHPGGQK is encoded by the coding sequence ATGAAAACTGCATTCATCGCACTTGCGATTCTCCTTCCGGCGCAAAGCTTCGCCCAGACAGTGAATCTCGGTCAACTTCGTGACCGCTGCGTGCCCACCGCATCCTTGGCCACACTGTCCGCAATCGTCCACGCGGAGTCGAGTGGAAACCCCATCGCCCTGCAGCTCGATTTCCCCAACAGACTGCTTCGCCAGTGGCAGCTTCCCCCAGGCGCCCTCCGTCTCATGCGTCAGCCCAGCAACGTCAAGGAAGCTCTCGAATGGATCGACTACTTGAACGCATGGCACGTCTCGGTCGATGTCGGCTTGATGCAAGTGAGCACCGAGGAAGCGATGCGCCGGCACATCCCGACGGCTGCACTGCTTGATCCATGCACAAACATCCGGACGGGATGGGCGATCCTCAGCGACGATTACGAACTCGAAGTGCGAACCTATGGTCCAGGACAGGCCGCTCTACAACATGCACTTTCGCGCTTCAACACTGGCGATACGAACCGGGGGATCGATGACGGCTATCTTGCGCGCGTGATGGCAGCCCTCAAACAACTCTCCCATCTGCCCAATCCAACACGATCCAGCAGGGCTCAACACCCAGGAGGTCAGAAGTGA
- a CDS encoding CHAT domain-containing protein, producing MKVTRLRLIALSIALIAIVVAGVRGARSVGAKVDDRDPDSLLKYADSLSWNNNWIKAEPYYHQAELLFAKQHRDSKALYAHVSQIPPNSESSSLTATIFGLTNDLALPAAADPETRLRILTIRGMLETNYDAASARSTWAQVTDLARRRGHLQLAMRATGEQGIAAFILGDTDVAKKDVLEAWTSAKVLRDPAASVRYASVYGDGLVELRRYNEALTPLNEAIKIAKNHPDIAYPSIAVNSKIDALRGLRRYTEALALSADALAHLQNANLKGHEFQIYMTRAEVYEALNQWSQAVADCNRSLADARILSYWRGITEAGGFLALAYEHQGQLPDALKAINEAIDANTHIPDELYFVPRNLAIKAEITQKLGNAKESDELYRKSAALIDAMLAHAPTQNVQRLELAEMGFVYSGYFASLSAQKKYDEAFRVLEQVRGRVEAESLQHHATIPPHAPTQEELRLTRLNLALIDTDDPRERAQLTDAIYHAELNLDSSSLEGRTATRPITLAQLQHDLSDDDLIVEYVVAEPQSQALAITKSTVRPYTLPDQATLEADAGRYRRELRAQGVDPALGQKLFNELLGPVAELHEKSHLILIPDGSLHLLPFSALVDNGKYLLQTHEVSVTPSSTVLHILKERTSEQADESLPYVGVAAWTQTADSRNFITRAISGPERSELTPLPDSKREVQSIGTTLPKPSTILLGDDATKTRFESLPLARFNVLHLALHGYTDVDYPDRSALVFAPNPNQSDDGLLQVRDIRKMHLNAKLVTLSACNTGVGPVGEAGVANLVNAFIEAGADSVVSTLWELEDHSTSRMMTDFYHHVAMHEPEAEALRDAQLGLIKANSPPYYWASFQLVGNPDTTL from the coding sequence TTGAAGGTCACGCGGCTGCGCCTTATCGCCCTGTCTATCGCCCTGATTGCAATTGTGGTTGCAGGAGTCCGGGGTGCCCGCTCCGTCGGCGCCAAAGTGGATGACCGCGACCCGGATTCTCTGCTCAAGTACGCGGACTCCCTATCATGGAACAACAACTGGATCAAAGCTGAGCCCTATTACCATCAAGCAGAACTCCTCTTTGCGAAGCAGCACCGGGACTCCAAGGCCCTGTATGCCCATGTCAGCCAGATCCCGCCCAACTCCGAATCTTCAAGCCTGACCGCAACGATCTTTGGACTTACAAACGATCTGGCCCTACCCGCAGCCGCGGACCCGGAAACCCGTCTTCGCATCCTCACCATCCGCGGAATGCTGGAAACCAACTATGACGCGGCATCCGCGCGGAGCACCTGGGCGCAGGTCACCGACCTCGCTCGCCGGCGCGGCCATCTGCAATTGGCGATGCGGGCTACGGGCGAGCAGGGCATCGCCGCATTCATCCTTGGAGACACAGACGTAGCGAAGAAAGATGTGCTGGAGGCGTGGACTTCGGCCAAGGTTCTTCGTGATCCGGCCGCCAGCGTGCGGTACGCCAGCGTCTACGGAGACGGCCTGGTCGAGTTGCGACGGTACAACGAGGCGCTCACCCCACTTAATGAAGCGATAAAGATCGCCAAAAACCATCCCGACATCGCGTACCCGTCGATTGCAGTCAACTCGAAGATCGATGCGCTCCGCGGCCTTCGGCGCTATACCGAGGCGCTGGCTCTCTCGGCCGATGCGTTGGCGCATCTCCAGAATGCAAATCTGAAGGGCCACGAATTTCAGATTTACATGACGCGCGCCGAAGTTTATGAGGCCCTCAATCAGTGGTCACAAGCAGTCGCCGACTGCAACCGATCGCTCGCGGATGCCCGAATCCTCTCGTACTGGAGAGGCATAACGGAAGCTGGCGGCTTTCTCGCCCTGGCGTATGAGCATCAAGGTCAATTGCCCGACGCGCTGAAGGCCATCAATGAGGCCATCGACGCGAACACCCATATTCCGGACGAACTCTATTTCGTGCCGAGGAATCTGGCGATCAAGGCAGAGATCACGCAGAAGCTTGGCAATGCGAAAGAGTCGGACGAACTCTACCGCAAGAGTGCGGCGCTCATTGATGCGATGCTCGCCCATGCTCCCACTCAAAATGTACAGCGTCTCGAACTCGCCGAAATGGGGTTTGTCTATTCAGGCTACTTTGCTTCGCTCTCTGCCCAGAAGAAATACGACGAGGCGTTTCGGGTGCTTGAGCAGGTTCGTGGGCGCGTCGAGGCCGAGAGTTTGCAGCATCACGCAACAATTCCTCCGCACGCTCCGACGCAAGAAGAGTTGAGACTCACCCGACTGAACCTGGCCCTGATCGACACTGACGATCCCAGGGAACGCGCGCAACTCACGGACGCTATCTACCACGCCGAACTCAACCTCGATAGTTCGTCTCTGGAAGGGAGGACAGCAACGCGGCCCATCACCCTTGCCCAGCTCCAGCACGACCTTAGCGACGATGACCTCATTGTCGAATACGTCGTTGCTGAACCCCAATCACAGGCATTGGCAATCACCAAATCGACCGTTCGCCCTTACACACTGCCCGATCAAGCAACCTTGGAGGCTGACGCAGGCCGGTATCGGCGCGAACTTCGCGCACAGGGTGTCGATCCCGCTCTTGGCCAGAAACTCTTCAACGAATTGCTCGGCCCGGTCGCGGAACTGCACGAGAAATCGCATCTGATCCTGATCCCGGATGGCTCGCTGCATCTGCTGCCTTTCTCGGCTCTGGTCGACAACGGCAAGTACCTTCTGCAAACACATGAGGTCAGCGTCACGCCATCCTCGACTGTTCTCCACATCCTGAAAGAGCGCACTAGCGAGCAGGCAGACGAATCGCTGCCTTATGTCGGAGTCGCTGCATGGACGCAAACCGCCGACTCCCGCAACTTCATTACGCGCGCAATTTCGGGGCCAGAGCGCAGCGAGCTGACGCCGCTGCCTGACAGCAAGCGAGAAGTGCAGTCAATCGGCACGACTCTGCCCAAGCCCAGCACCATCCTTCTGGGAGATGACGCCACAAAGACTCGCTTCGAGAGCTTGCCGCTTGCACGATTCAACGTGCTTCACCTCGCGTTGCACGGCTACACGGATGTCGATTACCCCGACCGCTCAGCGCTCGTGTTCGCTCCGAATCCCAACCAGAGTGACGACGGTCTGCTTCAAGTACGGGACATTCGCAAGATGCACCTGAACGCAAAACTCGTGACGCTCTCCGCCTGCAATACCGGTGTTGGTCCGGTGGGAGAAGCAGGCGTTGCAAACCTTGTGAACGCCTTCATCGAGGCCGGCGCCGACAGCGTGGTCTCTACACTGTGGGAGCTTGAGGATCACTCAACCTCCCGTATGATGACCGACTTCTATCACCACGTCGCAATGCACGAACCCGAAGCAGAAGCACTCAGAGACGCGCAACTTGGACTCATCAAAGCCAACTCGCCGCCTTACTACTGGGCGAGCTTTCAACTCGTCGGCAATCCAGATACCACGCTGTAA
- a CDS encoding S41 family peptidase, whose translation MALTRSDRQNLLGKISTLVAEKYYDPTFGGKDWKQIVAKHTESILGADTVDGFEAAVTSMLHEVHTSGLGLLGPTTKITPRNAINASFRKVETNADGTRWVFQDVLPGGVAARAGVQPGDSLISAKGQNVSPDEPPVFPMDERIPIVISRNGNRAEKRLDLATPEPKYKDNPYSEPDSVTAAMAAESLGAVKVSLFPGKIGIDFAKDVDAVFHEKIPNVKRLVIDLRGNPGGGIGGLHLMSYLTPSKVPIGFSLDRPTAERGYDKASLPKLDHIPKSKLEIPLLAIKFLGKKSVVLETSGLGSQSFHGRVVILVNEHTTGAAEMLAQFAQENGLGTIVGNKTPGRLLSRSGFKIGHDYRLVIPIGAYVSWNGNRIEGKGITPDVPVDWSYGEALLGRDNQLSRAVEVAQELR comes from the coding sequence ATGGCACTCACACGCTCTGATCGGCAAAACCTGCTGGGCAAGATTTCGACCTTAGTGGCAGAGAAGTATTATGACCCGACGTTTGGCGGCAAAGACTGGAAGCAGATCGTCGCGAAGCACACGGAATCCATTCTCGGCGCTGATACCGTGGATGGCTTCGAGGCCGCTGTGACAAGCATGCTTCATGAGGTTCATACCAGCGGGTTGGGCCTGCTTGGCCCAACAACCAAGATCACGCCGCGCAACGCGATCAATGCAAGCTTTCGGAAAGTTGAAACGAACGCCGATGGGACGCGATGGGTCTTTCAGGACGTGTTGCCGGGAGGTGTGGCAGCTCGCGCGGGAGTGCAGCCCGGAGATTCCCTCATCTCAGCAAAGGGGCAAAACGTTTCTCCGGATGAGCCGCCTGTGTTCCCGATGGATGAACGAATTCCCATCGTCATCTCTAGGAACGGGAATAGAGCCGAAAAGCGCTTGGACCTGGCGACGCCGGAACCTAAGTACAAAGACAATCCCTATTCGGAGCCAGACAGCGTGACCGCCGCAATGGCGGCCGAGTCGCTGGGAGCCGTGAAGGTGAGCTTGTTCCCCGGCAAGATCGGGATCGACTTCGCGAAGGACGTCGATGCGGTCTTTCACGAGAAGATTCCCAACGTGAAGCGATTGGTGATCGATCTACGGGGAAACCCCGGGGGAGGAATCGGCGGGCTCCATCTGATGAGCTATCTCACTCCGTCGAAGGTTCCGATTGGCTTCAGCCTGGATCGTCCGACCGCGGAGCGCGGCTATGACAAGGCGAGCCTACCGAAGCTTGATCACATTCCCAAGTCGAAGCTGGAAATTCCGCTCCTCGCGATCAAGTTCCTCGGGAAAAAGTCGGTTGTGCTTGAAACCTCCGGCCTTGGAAGCCAGAGCTTTCACGGCCGCGTGGTGATTCTTGTGAATGAACACACCACTGGCGCCGCGGAGATGCTCGCTCAGTTTGCCCAGGAAAATGGCCTCGGGACCATTGTCGGGAACAAGACGCCCGGCCGGCTTCTCTCACGCTCTGGCTTCAAGATTGGGCATGATTACCGTCTCGTCATTCCAATCGGCGCGTATGTGAGTTGGAACGGGAACCGCATAGAAGGCAAGGGAATCACGCCAGATGTGCCGGTGGACTGGTCATACGGCGAAGCGCTCCTTGGGCGGGATAATCAACTGAGCAGGGCGGTGGAGGTCGCCCAGGAATTGAGATAG
- a CDS encoding carbon-nitrogen hydrolase family protein — protein sequence MFPFKNNHTLSLSIGSHAASRAVMLFAAAALIGFLGWSGVARLSWISLLYPFLYLQSRSRLESLSAVFYYAGATWSVIPGSAVFFGTNASFALPLLLFLGCITLGGFPWILLYNRRLTEVSAIAALVVLALPPLSFVTVAHPLISAGQWFPATRWFGILLPLLAILLYRWFGQRYTAGVLLASFLVTHVRWIPPTADPHVAAIDTHFGGTAFVPLSPSVLYQQERLIQNESLKHPDAVVLFPETIVPAWSRMTDTHWSGTFRALEQQHTTLLLGTTVPVPATEGSRNILLARGFGPHFAYVQRIPVPLAMWHFGGSDGFPLMLRYPPTIRVLNQHAAVLMCYEQLLVWPAMQSLARNPDMLLAPSNDYWASKTPIPAIQHEAARDWADLWDIPLYEARNE from the coding sequence ATGTTTCCATTCAAAAACAATCACACCCTATCGCTATCAATCGGCAGTCACGCCGCCAGCCGCGCGGTCATGTTGTTCGCCGCCGCGGCCCTCATCGGCTTTCTGGGTTGGAGCGGCGTGGCACGCTTGAGCTGGATCTCACTACTCTATCCGTTCTTGTACCTGCAATCCCGCTCAAGACTGGAATCGCTCTCTGCCGTGTTCTACTACGCCGGAGCCACTTGGAGTGTCATCCCAGGCTCCGCAGTGTTCTTCGGGACCAACGCGAGCTTCGCACTCCCGTTACTTCTCTTCCTTGGCTGTATTACGCTCGGCGGTTTCCCCTGGATTCTGCTCTACAACCGCCGGTTGACCGAAGTGTCAGCAATCGCCGCGCTGGTAGTCCTGGCCCTACCACCACTCAGCTTCGTAACTGTTGCTCACCCCTTGATCTCGGCAGGCCAGTGGTTCCCGGCAACAAGATGGTTTGGAATCCTCTTGCCGCTGCTCGCTATTCTCCTCTATCGCTGGTTCGGGCAACGTTACACCGCGGGTGTTCTGCTGGCGTCATTCTTGGTCACTCATGTCAGGTGGATTCCGCCAACCGCGGATCCTCACGTAGCAGCAATAGACACACATTTCGGTGGGACAGCGTTCGTGCCTCTTTCGCCGTCTGTGCTGTATCAACAAGAGCGCCTGATTCAGAACGAGTCTCTCAAGCACCCTGACGCCGTTGTTTTGTTTCCGGAGACGATCGTACCCGCCTGGTCCCGGATGACGGATACCCACTGGAGCGGAACGTTCCGCGCCTTAGAGCAACAACACACGACTCTTTTGCTGGGAACCACAGTCCCTGTTCCAGCGACGGAAGGAAGTCGCAACATTCTGCTCGCGCGCGGCTTCGGTCCGCACTTTGCATATGTGCAGCGCATTCCCGTTCCTCTGGCCATGTGGCATTTCGGCGGCAGCGATGGCTTTCCGCTGATGCTCCGCTATCCGCCGACGATCCGTGTACTGAATCAACATGCTGCGGTGCTCATGTGCTACGAGCAGCTTCTCGTCTGGCCCGCCATGCAGTCTCTTGCCCGCAACCCGGACATGTTGCTGGCCCCCAGCAATGACTACTGGGCCTCGAAGACTCCCATTCCGGCGATTCAGCATGAAGCAGCGAGAGATTGGGCTGACCTCTGGGACATTCCTCTTTACGAGGCGCGGAACGAATGA